In Pseudothermotoga sp., a genomic segment contains:
- the nusA gene encoding transcription termination factor NusA: MNLNLLEALDQLEEEKGISKDEIIEILERALVSAYKKNFGTSKNVEVKIDRMTGDIQLFQVFDVVEKVTDELTQMSLEEARKIDPLTNIGKKVYKKINVKEFGRIAAQTAKQVLIQRLRELEKERQYEHYSGLAGVVTTCEVIRVTPDWADVRVGKIETRLLRRDWIAGETIKPGDLIKVYVVDVLKDKKGPKILVSRAVPEFVIGLLKLEVPEVENGIVQVKAVAREAGVRTKVGVVSTNPQVDPVGACIGEGGSRIAAILKELKGEKVDVFKWSDDPKQLIANALAPASVVSVEILDAERKAARVLVPPTQLSLAIGKGGQNARLAVKVTGWKIDIKPVMNV; encoded by the coding sequence ATGAATTTGAACCTTCTTGAAGCTTTGGACCAGCTGGAGGAAGAAAAAGGTATATCCAAAGACGAAATCATAGAGATATTGGAGAGAGCTCTGGTCAGTGCGTACAAGAAGAATTTTGGTACCAGTAAGAACGTGGAAGTGAAGATAGACAGAATGACTGGCGATATCCAGTTGTTTCAAGTGTTCGATGTGGTCGAAAAGGTGACGGACGAGTTGACACAGATGAGCCTTGAAGAGGCACGGAAGATAGACCCATTGACGAATATCGGCAAGAAGGTTTACAAGAAAATAAACGTCAAGGAGTTTGGAAGAATCGCCGCGCAGACGGCCAAGCAAGTGCTCATACAGAGGCTTCGAGAGCTCGAAAAAGAAAGACAGTACGAACATTATTCGGGTTTGGCTGGTGTGGTCACCACCTGCGAGGTGATACGTGTTACACCTGACTGGGCGGATGTGCGGGTTGGTAAGATAGAAACAAGGCTTTTGAGGAGGGATTGGATCGCAGGTGAGACAATCAAACCTGGTGATCTGATAAAAGTCTACGTGGTGGACGTTCTGAAGGACAAGAAAGGTCCAAAAATCTTGGTTAGCAGGGCTGTTCCAGAGTTCGTCATAGGTCTGCTGAAGCTTGAGGTGCCCGAGGTGGAGAATGGAATTGTTCAAGTGAAGGCCGTCGCTCGGGAGGCGGGCGTGCGCACGAAGGTCGGCGTGGTTTCGACCAACCCACAGGTGGATCCAGTTGGCGCGTGCATAGGTGAAGGTGGCAGTAGGATCGCGGCGATACTGAAAGAGTTGAAGGGTGAGAAAGTGGATGTGTTCAAATGGTCAGATGATCCGAAGCAACTCATAGCGAACGCGTTGGCACCGGCCTCCGTTGTGAGCGTTGAGATACTCGATGCGGAAAGAAAGGCGGCCAGAGTCTTGGTTCCTCCAACGCAGTTGTCTTTGGCCATAGGTAAAGGTGGGCAGAACGCGAGGCTTGCGGTCAAGGTGACTGGATGGAAGATAGATATAAAACCCGTCATGAACGTTTGA
- a CDS encoding GGDEF domain-containing protein, whose product MDLMKKSEDKLSKRTIWKPSVLITVSLILIFGVLYEVSLVNYLLYHTVIEFFAIFVGLSLTLISITTINTSKNRLFTKIGLLYLFVSTVDFVHTLGYKGMNIFPNWTANEPTQLWILGRSLEVFGMFLLFPLRLRNKSNLYFISIAASMTFAGLLSIFFKKFPDCLIEGSGLTPFKITMEYVLIALALAVVIDIQHLHHKAKEQRPCFCTQITISMLLTALGEFFFTLYTDVYGFFNFLGHASRFFSYYVLLHGLIVQSLIDPINTMLTEIKSQKEELERIAYYDTLTKLYSRSFFEEIVKKHLEIIERNKSSSTVVLIDVDAFKSINDTYGHKVGDRVLEFVGRSIAKAIRSSDIAARYGGDEFILILSESSSYNAVKAVQRIKNILSSENPFNFPVSISYGVAEFSGKSNYETALQSADISLYEMKRKKRTENSNLNQNTQ is encoded by the coding sequence ATGGATCTAATGAAGAAGTCAGAAGATAAACTTTCCAAAAGAACAATTTGGAAACCTTCTGTTCTGATAACAGTATCACTCATACTCATCTTCGGCGTACTTTATGAGGTTTCTCTCGTGAACTACTTGCTCTACCATACCGTCATAGAATTTTTCGCGATCTTCGTCGGTCTGAGTCTGACCCTCATATCGATAACGACCATCAACACTTCAAAAAACAGACTTTTTACAAAGATCGGTCTTCTCTATTTGTTCGTTTCCACAGTGGATTTCGTTCATACCCTGGGGTACAAGGGTATGAACATATTTCCCAATTGGACGGCCAATGAACCTACACAACTGTGGATCTTAGGTAGGTCCTTGGAAGTTTTTGGAATGTTCCTGCTTTTTCCCCTTCGACTCAGGAACAAAAGTAATTTGTATTTCATCTCGATAGCCGCTTCTATGACCTTCGCAGGTTTGCTATCGATCTTTTTCAAAAAATTTCCAGATTGTCTAATCGAAGGTTCGGGATTGACACCCTTCAAAATCACCATGGAATATGTGTTAATCGCTTTAGCATTGGCTGTGGTGATCGACATTCAACATCTCCATCATAAGGCGAAAGAACAAAGACCATGCTTCTGCACCCAGATAACGATCAGTATGTTACTGACCGCTCTGGGAGAGTTCTTCTTCACACTTTACACAGACGTCTATGGATTTTTCAACTTTCTTGGCCATGCGTCTAGATTTTTCTCCTACTACGTCTTGTTGCACGGTCTCATCGTACAATCTCTGATCGATCCCATCAATACCATGTTGACGGAAATAAAATCTCAAAAGGAAGAATTGGAGAGGATAGCGTACTACGATACTTTGACCAAACTGTACAGCAGATCGTTTTTCGAAGAAATCGTGAAGAAACATTTAGAGATCATCGAACGAAACAAAAGTTCATCCACGGTTGTTCTCATCGATGTGGATGCTTTCAAGAGTATAAACGATACTTACGGTCACAAGGTTGGTGATAGAGTTTTAGAATTCGTTGGTCGGAGCATCGCCAAAGCTATCAGATCATCAGACATAGCGGCACGTTATGGCGGGGACGAGTTCATTCTGATTCTGAGCGAATCGAGTTCTTACAACGCCGTCAAGGCAGTTCAGAGGATCAAAAACATACTTTCTTCAGAAAATCCTTTCAACTTCCCTGTCAGCATCAGTTATGGGGTAGCCGAGTTCTCTGGTAAATCGAACTACGAAACGGCCCTTCAGAGTGCCGACATCTCGCTCTACGAAATGAAGAGGAAAAAGCGCACCGAAAATTCTAATTTGAACCAAAATACTCAATAG
- a CDS encoding transcriptional repressor, which translates to MLYESLRKELRSRKYRMTAQREIVLKIFAESDERHLGAEDVYRKLSEKRYRISKATVYRTVELLSRLGFLRKLEFGEGVYRYELATPNAETLHQHLICKSCGELLEIDEQIVKQLVQNVERQTGYIVKDYDVKFFGLCPKCQSKSRNTAEESM; encoded by the coding sequence ATGCTCTACGAATCTTTGAGGAAAGAGTTGAGGTCCAGAAAGTACAGAATGACCGCCCAAAGGGAGATCGTTTTGAAGATTTTTGCCGAATCCGATGAGAGACATCTAGGAGCCGAAGATGTCTACAGGAAACTCTCTGAAAAGAGATACAGGATAAGCAAAGCTACAGTCTATAGAACTGTGGAACTCCTCAGCAGGCTTGGTTTTCTAAGAAAACTCGAATTTGGAGAAGGTGTGTATCGCTACGAGCTCGCCACTCCGAATGCTGAAACGTTGCACCAGCACTTGATATGCAAAAGCTGTGGTGAACTTCTAGAGATAGACGAACAGATCGTCAAGCAACTGGTTCAGAACGTAGAAAGGCAGACTGGTTACATCGTGAAGGATTACGATGTCAAATTCTTCGGCTTGTGTCCAAAATGCCAGAGCAAGAGTAGAAATACTGCTGAAGAAAGTATGTAG
- the rimP gene encoding ribosome maturation factor RimP: protein MYMENVLISIRPEVEKILQSMGLELFDISFKKERGRWVLRIVIDDPSGYVSIAQCENVSVKVSDYLDREDLIPHSYVLEVSSPGLDRPLRGLNDYKRFTGKLAKFWLSNGRVLIGRIESADEDQVVLDVLGEKVKFKPEDVKRSRLEVEF from the coding sequence CTGTACATGGAGAACGTTTTGATTTCCATAAGACCTGAGGTGGAAAAGATTTTGCAAAGTATGGGTCTTGAGTTGTTCGATATTTCTTTTAAAAAAGAACGTGGACGCTGGGTGCTCAGGATCGTGATAGACGATCCAAGCGGATATGTGAGTATAGCTCAGTGTGAAAACGTCTCGGTGAAGGTTTCGGATTACTTGGACCGTGAAGATCTCATACCTCACAGTTATGTGCTCGAAGTGTCTTCGCCTGGCCTCGATAGGCCTTTGCGCGGTTTGAACGATTATAAAAGGTTCACTGGAAAACTCGCAAAGTTTTGGCTTTCAAACGGTAGGGTACTGATCGGAAGAATAGAGAGTGCGGATGAAGATCAGGTCGTTCTAGATGTGCTTGGAGAGAAGGTCAAGTTCAAGCCAGAAGATGTGAAACGCAGTCGGCTCGAGGTTGAATTTTAG